A window of the Mesorhizobium sp. L-2-11 genome harbors these coding sequences:
- a CDS encoding transcriptional repressor TraM produces the protein MESDIATSQEKFELRPVVGLTRGLPLADLKALTIEAIRTHRRLVEKADELFQALPDDYKFGKAAGGAQHLCYIEASIEMHAQMSVVNTLINVLGYIPKASVN, from the coding sequence ATGGAATCGGACATTGCGACATCGCAAGAAAAATTCGAGCTTCGACCCGTGGTCGGGCTCACGCGTGGACTCCCTTTGGCCGACCTGAAGGCTCTCACAATCGAGGCCATTCGAACCCACAGGCGTCTGGTGGAAAAGGCCGACGAACTGTTCCAAGCGTTGCCTGACGACTACAAGTTTGGAAAAGCGGCCGGTGGCGCTCAGCATCTCTGTTATATCGAAGCCAGCATCGAGATGCACGCGCAGATGAGCGTCGTGAACACGCTGATCAACGTCCTCGGCTATATTCCGAAGGCGTCGGTGAACTGA